Proteins from one Entomospira culicis genomic window:
- a CDS encoding V-type ATP synthase subunit D, with protein MAKIKLTKNELKKQKDALKMFKRYLPTLTLKKQQLQAEIRSAQAERDNARDQHARITEEFMRWVAVFSEEVPQVESFFTLESLQIKRGNIAGVDIPIFESASFKPSTYNLFTTPLWVDKAAKQMMMAMEWDIRRQVYDKKVELLEQELRTTSQRVNLFEKVKIPETQQNIKKINIFLGDEQTATVVRGKISKKKLSEHQEGA; from the coding sequence ATGGCAAAAATTAAACTGACAAAAAATGAGCTTAAGAAGCAAAAGGACGCGCTTAAAATGTTTAAGCGCTACCTACCCACGCTTACGCTCAAGAAACAGCAGTTGCAAGCCGAAATCCGCTCTGCCCAGGCCGAGCGCGATAACGCAAGAGACCAACACGCCCGCATTACCGAAGAATTTATGCGTTGGGTGGCGGTCTTTAGTGAGGAGGTGCCTCAAGTGGAGAGCTTCTTTACCCTAGAGAGCTTGCAAATTAAACGTGGCAACATCGCTGGTGTCGACATTCCTATCTTTGAGAGTGCCAGCTTCAAGCCATCTACGTACAACCTCTTTACTACCCCACTGTGGGTAGACAAGGCGGCCAAGCAGATGATGATGGCGATGGAGTGGGACATTCGTAGACAGGTGTACGACAAAAAGGTCGAGCTCTTAGAACAAGAGCTACGTACCACTAGCCAGCGGGTTAATCTCTTTGAAAAGGTCAAAATCCCCGAAACACAGCAGAACATCAAGAAGATTAACATCTTTTTGGGTGATGAGCAGACCGCAACTGTGGTGCGTGGAAAGATTAGCAAAAAGAAATTGAGCGAACACCAGGAGGGAGCGTAG
- a CDS encoding V-type ATP synthase subunit B, with product MTKVYNRIENISGSVITVRATGVKNEELAVVNTRFGKSLAQVSRIDGDRISLQVFAGGRGVATDDEVRFLGRTMRVAASDSMLGRIFNGSGDPRDAGPVIEENLVPIGGPSFNPAKRIIPKNMIRTGIPMIDLFNTLVVSQKLPIFSSSGEPYNELLARIAMQAEVDIIVLGGMGLKYDDYLYFKETLENGGALTRTVMFVHTASDPTVECLMVPDMSLAVAEEYAMKGKNVLVLLTDMTNFADAMKELAITQEQVPSNRGYPGDLYSQLAARYEKAVDIEGENGGSITILAVTTMPGDDVTHPVPDNTGYITEGQFYLKGGRIEPFGSLSRLKQQVNGSTRKDHRTIMDAMIKLYAAYKDTSEKKSMGFNMSAWDEKLLKYGALFEKEMMDLNINISLENALDKGWEIMATCFAKEETGIKTDLIAEFWPKGM from the coding sequence ATGACAAAGGTTTACAATCGTATTGAAAATATTTCTGGTAGCGTGATTACAGTGCGTGCTACGGGAGTCAAAAACGAAGAGCTTGCTGTAGTCAACACACGCTTTGGTAAGTCGCTTGCGCAAGTTAGCCGTATCGATGGCGATCGCATCTCTTTACAGGTCTTTGCGGGTGGTCGTGGTGTTGCCACCGACGATGAAGTGCGCTTTTTGGGTCGTACCATGCGCGTTGCCGCTAGCGATAGCATGCTTGGCCGTATCTTCAACGGTTCAGGTGATCCACGTGATGCTGGTCCTGTCATCGAGGAGAATCTTGTTCCCATCGGCGGACCCTCCTTTAATCCTGCCAAGCGTATCATTCCCAAAAACATGATCCGCACCGGTATCCCAATGATTGACCTCTTCAACACGCTCGTGGTGAGCCAAAAGCTCCCCATTTTCTCCAGCTCTGGTGAGCCTTACAATGAGCTTCTTGCGCGTATTGCGATGCAAGCAGAAGTTGATATCATTGTTTTAGGTGGAATGGGTCTTAAATACGACGACTATCTATACTTTAAAGAGACACTAGAAAATGGTGGTGCGCTCACGCGTACGGTTATGTTTGTGCACACCGCATCTGACCCAACGGTTGAGTGTTTGATGGTGCCCGATATGTCTTTGGCTGTCGCCGAGGAGTACGCGATGAAGGGCAAAAATGTCTTGGTACTGCTCACCGATATGACCAACTTTGCCGACGCGATGAAAGAGCTTGCCATCACCCAAGAGCAAGTTCCCTCAAACCGCGGTTATCCTGGCGATCTCTATAGTCAGTTGGCGGCGCGCTATGAAAAGGCGGTTGATATTGAAGGCGAAAATGGCGGATCGATCACGATTCTTGCCGTTACCACCATGCCCGGTGATGACGTTACCCACCCTGTGCCTGACAATACCGGCTATATTACCGAGGGTCAGTTCTACCTTAAAGGTGGACGTATCGAGCCATTTGGTTCGCTCTCTCGTCTAAAGCAACAGGTTAATGGAAGCACCCGAAAGGATCACCGAACCATTATGGACGCGATGATCAAACTCTATGCAGCCTATAAAGATACCTCCGAAAAAAAATCGATGGGTTTCAACATGAGCGCATGGGATGAGAAGCTTCTTAAATATGGCGCACTCTTCGAAAAAGAGATGATGGACTTGAACATCAACATCTCTTTAGAAAATGCATTAGACAAAGGTTGGGAGATTATGGCTACCTGTTTTGCCAAGGAAGAGACGGGTATCAAGACCGATTTAATTGCCGAGTTCTGGCCTAAGGGTATGTAA
- a CDS encoding DUF6657 family protein produces MIKSAYERAMERANQIAIDPQLSSLKAGQELAGLLYKEGLAHFVKQWHTIDQQDRATYLAGLLKSLLSNIVLPQRPEQQSRITLTLDALQAVDPTLEPTLHALSQLLTSYTPQYQEFSQQLSQQLQQHLDQKERAHYARTGERRAFTLQSDPEVATLYADEMKKFQLHFSEHLTQHKWRILQQLDLDPEQFSF; encoded by the coding sequence ATGATAAAAAGTGCTTATGAGCGCGCCATGGAGCGCGCCAATCAAATCGCTATCGACCCACAATTATCTAGCCTCAAAGCAGGGCAGGAGCTGGCAGGCTTGCTCTATAAAGAAGGCTTAGCTCACTTTGTGAAACAGTGGCACACAATTGATCAACAGGATCGAGCTACCTATCTCGCTGGATTGCTCAAAAGTCTCTTGAGCAATATCGTTTTACCCCAACGTCCCGAACAACAATCACGCATTACGCTCACGCTCGATGCCTTACAAGCCGTAGACCCCACCCTCGAGCCGACACTTCATGCGCTAAGTCAATTACTCACCAGCTATACGCCTCAATACCAAGAATTTAGCCAACAGCTTAGCCAGCAATTGCAACAACATCTCGACCAAAAAGAGCGCGCCCACTACGCCCGCACTGGCGAGCGACGCGCCTTTACTCTGCAAAGCGATCCCGAAGTGGCGACCCTTTATGCCGATGAGATGAAGAAATTTCAGCTACACTTCAGCGAGCATCTCACGCAACACAAATGGCGCATCCTTCAACAACTGGATCTAGATCCCGAGCAATTCTCCTTCTAA
- the htpG gene encoding molecular chaperone HtpG, whose product MAKKEFKAEVDKLLKLIIHSLYSHNEIFLRELISNAGDALDKMKFLNLTDEAFKHEQFEGRIDIYLNEKEKSLIISDNGIGMDENDLNENLGKIAHSGTKLFAEKLTGDAQKDSNLIGQFGVGFYSVFMVAHNVEVISRKAGSDKAFKWTSDGQSGYTVEDAQRDAHGTTIICHLNDEHVEYAQQYRVTSLIEKYSNFIAFPIFLHYEEQEYTPEGEEPKPATMVEKQANSAKAIWKRSKSELSQEEYNDFYQTLSGESEEPLFHMHTQAEGSLEYTTLFYIPAKAPYDLYRADYRPGVKLYVKRVFITDDDKELLPIYLRFIRGVIDSEDLPLNVSREILQQNRILTNIKGASVKKILTEIKKLASDNPTKFEQFVEHYNRPMKEGLYSDFVNKADLLEIVRFKSTNDESAWTSLAQYKERMNSEQKSIYYLCGDNAEAVRHNPLVQAYKKRGFEVLLLSDEMDQMVMPMVQDYQGIALKAINKADADDGIFDDAKDEEAIQAVEGVAEKLKEALGDRVKEVRLSARLDDAPSAVVSSDDDMSLQMSRMFQMMGQEAPEVQPILEINPKHALVQSVAKSEDKELIADYAILLLDGAYLAEGAPLKEPARFSQLMFKYIK is encoded by the coding sequence ATGGCAAAAAAAGAGTTTAAAGCCGAAGTTGATAAGCTATTAAAGCTAATCATTCACTCCCTTTATTCACACAACGAGATCTTTTTGCGAGAGCTCATCTCCAATGCAGGCGATGCCCTCGATAAGATGAAGTTTCTCAACCTTACTGATGAAGCGTTTAAACATGAACAATTTGAAGGACGCATCGACATCTATCTTAACGAAAAAGAGAAGAGCCTCATCATCAGCGACAACGGTATCGGTATGGATGAGAACGATCTCAATGAAAATTTAGGCAAGATCGCCCACTCTGGTACCAAGCTCTTTGCCGAGAAGCTCACCGGTGATGCGCAGAAAGATTCCAACCTGATTGGTCAATTTGGTGTGGGCTTTTATAGCGTCTTTATGGTGGCACACAACGTAGAGGTTATCAGCCGAAAAGCCGGAAGCGACAAGGCCTTCAAATGGACAAGCGATGGTCAGAGTGGCTACACCGTAGAAGATGCCCAGCGTGATGCACACGGAACGACAATCATTTGTCATCTCAATGATGAACATGTCGAGTATGCCCAGCAATATCGGGTTACCTCTCTTATCGAGAAATACTCCAACTTTATCGCCTTCCCCATCTTCCTCCACTACGAAGAGCAAGAGTATACGCCCGAAGGCGAAGAGCCCAAACCTGCTACCATGGTAGAAAAACAAGCTAATAGCGCAAAAGCCATCTGGAAACGTAGCAAGAGCGAGCTGAGCCAAGAGGAGTACAACGACTTCTACCAGACCCTTAGTGGCGAGAGCGAAGAGCCTCTTTTCCATATGCACACACAGGCTGAAGGCTCGTTGGAGTACACCACCTTATTCTATATTCCTGCCAAAGCTCCGTACGATCTCTATCGCGCCGATTATCGCCCTGGGGTGAAGCTTTATGTCAAGCGTGTCTTCATCACCGATGATGACAAAGAGTTACTACCTATCTACTTACGCTTTATTCGTGGTGTAATCGATAGCGAAGATCTTCCGCTCAATGTGAGCCGTGAGATCCTCCAGCAGAATCGCATTCTCACCAACATCAAGGGCGCAAGCGTCAAGAAGATCCTCACCGAGATTAAAAAGCTTGCCAGCGACAACCCCACCAAATTCGAGCAATTTGTCGAGCACTACAACCGCCCCATGAAGGAAGGTCTCTACTCCGACTTTGTCAACAAAGCCGACCTCCTCGAGATCGTACGCTTTAAGAGCACCAACGACGAAAGCGCGTGGACAAGTCTTGCCCAATACAAAGAGCGCATGAATAGCGAGCAGAAGAGCATCTACTATCTATGTGGTGATAATGCCGAAGCGGTGCGTCATAATCCACTAGTACAGGCGTACAAGAAACGTGGCTTTGAAGTGTTGCTATTAAGCGATGAGATGGATCAAATGGTGATGCCAATGGTGCAAGATTATCAAGGCATCGCACTCAAGGCGATTAATAAGGCCGATGCCGACGACGGTATCTTTGACGATGCCAAAGACGAAGAGGCCATACAAGCCGTAGAAGGCGTTGCCGAGAAGCTCAAAGAGGCGTTGGGCGACCGTGTAAAAGAGGTGCGTTTGAGCGCGCGTCTTGATGATGCACCCTCTGCCGTGGTCTCTAGCGATGACGATATGAGTTTACAAATGAGTCGCATGTTCCAGATGATGGGGCAGGAGGCGCCCGAGGTACAACCGATCTTAGAGATTAACCCCAAACACGCGCTCGTGCAGAGTGTGGCTAAGAGCGAGGACAAAGAGCTCATCGCCGACTACGCCATTCTCCTGCTTGACGGCGCCTATCTCGCCGAGGGTGCGCCCCTCAAAGAGCCCGCGCGCTTTAGTCAACTGATGTTCAAGTACATCAAGTAG
- a CDS encoding V-type ATP synthase subunit A — MSKTKGVVIGVNGNMATIEVDGAVAMNEVGYIVLPESKTRLKSEIIRIRGNQCQMQVFESTRDVANGNEVEFTGELLVAELGPGLLGQIYDGLQNPLPQLAEEAGYFLQRGIYLQPLDITRKWDFTASVKAGDTVSGGDYIGSVPENSFDHKIMIPFNMTGTYTVKSIKENGSFTIRETIAEITDERGESYPLTLSFYWPVKRAIDCYSEKMKPTEPMITKIRIIDTFLPVSKGGTFCTPGPFGAGKTVLQQQMSRNSDVDVVIIAACGERAGEVVETLKEFPELIDPKTGRSLMERTIIICNTSSMPVASREASVYTAVTLAEYYRQMGLDVLMLADSTSRWAQAMREMSGRLEEIPGEEAFPAYLESTIAGFYERAGAVRLKNGKMGTVTIGGSVSPAGGNFEEPVTQATLKVVGNFLGLSRERSDARKYPAIHPIDSWSKYIGVIDPKAVAFARKVLFRGIEVEQMMKVVGEEGTSEDDYLLYLKGEFFDAVYLQQNGFDPADASVTPERQAHVFTYVMDVLARGMKFTDKTEARNKFNVLRMKFLDWNGTMWQTPEFQKMEKEVDTMIKEMADGSYLAGSEFLKRGN; from the coding sequence ATGAGTAAGACAAAAGGCGTCGTTATCGGCGTAAATGGAAATATGGCCACCATCGAAGTTGACGGTGCTGTGGCAATGAATGAGGTGGGATACATTGTCCTACCCGAGAGTAAAACTCGCTTGAAGAGTGAGATTATTCGTATCCGTGGTAATCAGTGCCAGATGCAGGTCTTTGAGTCGACCCGCGATGTAGCCAACGGAAATGAAGTTGAATTTACGGGCGAACTCTTAGTTGCCGAGCTAGGACCTGGTTTGCTTGGACAGATCTATGACGGTCTACAAAACCCCCTCCCACAACTCGCCGAAGAGGCTGGCTACTTTTTGCAACGTGGTATCTACCTACAACCCCTCGACATCACGCGTAAGTGGGACTTTACCGCCAGCGTAAAAGCAGGCGATACCGTTAGCGGTGGCGACTACATCGGTAGCGTACCCGAAAATTCCTTCGACCACAAAATTATGATTCCCTTCAACATGACAGGAACTTACACCGTCAAAAGTATTAAGGAGAATGGATCGTTCACCATCCGTGAGACCATCGCCGAGATTACCGACGAACGTGGCGAGAGCTACCCCCTCACCTTGAGCTTCTACTGGCCGGTTAAACGCGCTATCGACTGCTACAGCGAAAAAATGAAACCTACCGAGCCGATGATCACCAAGATTCGTATTATCGACACCTTCCTTCCTGTCTCTAAAGGTGGAACGTTCTGTACTCCTGGTCCTTTTGGTGCGGGTAAGACCGTTCTTCAACAGCAGATGAGCCGTAACTCCGATGTGGATGTTGTCATCATCGCGGCTTGTGGCGAGCGCGCCGGTGAGGTTGTAGAGACGCTTAAAGAGTTCCCTGAGCTTATCGACCCCAAGACAGGGCGTAGCTTAATGGAGCGTACGATTATTATTTGTAACACCTCCTCGATGCCCGTTGCCTCGCGTGAAGCATCGGTTTATACTGCCGTTACCTTGGCCGAGTATTATCGTCAGATGGGCTTAGACGTGCTCATGCTTGCCGACTCTACCAGCCGTTGGGCGCAGGCGATGCGTGAGATGTCTGGTCGTTTGGAGGAGATTCCTGGTGAAGAGGCCTTCCCAGCCTACCTTGAGTCCACCATTGCCGGCTTCTATGAGCGCGCGGGTGCCGTTCGTCTTAAGAATGGAAAGATGGGTACGGTTACCATTGGTGGTTCGGTCTCTCCTGCGGGTGGAAACTTTGAAGAGCCTGTTACCCAAGCTACACTTAAAGTTGTGGGTAACTTCTTAGGTCTCTCCCGTGAGCGTTCGGATGCACGTAAGTATCCTGCCATTCACCCGATAGACTCTTGGAGTAAATATATCGGTGTGATCGACCCTAAAGCTGTGGCCTTTGCCCGCAAGGTGCTTTTTCGTGGTATCGAGGTAGAGCAGATGATGAAGGTTGTTGGCGAAGAAGGGACGAGTGAGGATGACTATCTTCTCTACCTTAAAGGCGAATTCTTTGATGCGGTTTATCTTCAACAAAATGGCTTTGACCCTGCCGATGCAAGCGTTACGCCTGAGCGCCAAGCCCACGTCTTTACCTACGTGATGGATGTTCTTGCGCGTGGCATGAAGTTCACGGATAAGACCGAGGCACGCAATAAATTTAACGTATTAAGAATGAAGTTCCTCGACTGGAACGGCACGATGTGGCAGACCCCTGAGTTCCAAAAAATGGAAAAAGAGGTCGATACAATGATTAAAGAGATGGCAGATGGTAGCTACCTTGCTGGATCTGAGTTTTTAAAGAGAGGTAACTAA
- a CDS encoding DUF2764 family protein, which yields MANLYFLMASLPTLSVNDDAPRMPYPEFLKQAHGGLGEQEYRRLLSFDLQNIPTDLKGLGNVEKKFWHWEIAVRNELVKLRAKAFNMKEEEFLHTGVDIDSADIRQTALNAFEESDPLKVEIELNKARWALLESERTLEYFSMESLLIYSMQLQLITRRSLFTKELGEANYQKEYELILGEAKTVLMENIR from the coding sequence ATGGCAAATTTATACTTTTTGATGGCGAGCCTGCCCACCCTCTCGGTGAACGACGATGCGCCACGTATGCCCTATCCTGAATTTCTCAAACAAGCCCATGGCGGTCTTGGCGAACAAGAGTATCGACGTTTACTCTCGTTCGATCTCCAAAATATCCCGACAGATCTTAAGGGATTAGGCAATGTGGAGAAGAAATTTTGGCACTGGGAAATCGCCGTACGCAATGAGCTTGTCAAGTTGCGCGCCAAAGCCTTCAACATGAAAGAGGAGGAATTCTTGCACACCGGCGTGGATATCGACAGTGCGGATATTAGACAGACCGCACTCAATGCCTTTGAGGAGTCTGACCCCTTGAAAGTGGAGATCGAACTAAATAAGGCACGCTGGGCGCTCCTAGAATCGGAGCGCACGCTTGAGTACTTTAGCATGGAGTCTCTACTCATTTACAGCATGCAATTGCAATTAATTACCCGTCGCAGTCTCTTTACCAAAGAGCTTGGCGAGGCAAATTATCAAAAAGAGTACGAGCTGATTTTAGGCGAAGCAAAAACTGTATTGATGGAGAATATTAGATGA
- the mazG gene encoding nucleoside triphosphate pyrophosphohydrolase, producing MQDDNTISQAEVAQFARLNAILQELRSEHGCPWDKEQTPESLKKNLIEEVYELIDAIDRQDEVGVIEETGDVYLVITMIASILREKQEHFLVDALTQLNEKLIRRHPHVFGDQEASTASEGLAHWKQMKEREIAGGKRAEVGGLFARVGRGAPPLEKAFQLQKASAKVGFHWDSPQEVLLKLKEELAELEEAIEEHHPQEHIKEELGDLLFVAAILAGSLKIDVSEALHEANNKFLRRFGVVQEILEAKGLNPCADLRPEMEEAWQVAKQRERQEKELNNGTVSSST from the coding sequence ATGCAAGATGATAACACTATTTCCCAAGCCGAGGTCGCACAGTTTGCTAGACTCAATGCCATTTTACAAGAGTTACGATCCGAGCACGGCTGTCCGTGGGATAAAGAGCAAACCCCCGAGAGCCTCAAGAAGAATTTAATTGAAGAGGTCTATGAGTTGATTGATGCTATCGATCGTCAAGATGAGGTGGGCGTGATTGAAGAGACTGGCGATGTTTATTTAGTCATCACGATGATCGCTTCGATTCTGCGCGAGAAGCAGGAGCATTTCTTGGTCGACGCACTTACCCAACTCAACGAGAAGTTGATCCGTCGCCATCCGCACGTCTTTGGCGATCAGGAAGCTTCTACGGCTAGTGAGGGATTAGCGCACTGGAAGCAGATGAAAGAGCGTGAGATTGCCGGCGGTAAACGTGCCGAAGTAGGTGGGCTCTTCGCTCGGGTTGGACGGGGTGCGCCCCCGCTGGAGAAGGCCTTTCAATTGCAGAAGGCCTCAGCCAAAGTCGGTTTTCATTGGGACTCCCCACAAGAGGTTTTGCTCAAACTGAAAGAAGAGCTTGCCGAATTGGAAGAGGCGATTGAAGAGCACCACCCCCAAGAACATATCAAGGAGGAGCTTGGCGATCTGCTCTTTGTCGCGGCGATCCTAGCAGGATCGTTAAAGATCGATGTGAGTGAGGCGCTTCATGAGGCGAATAATAAATTTTTGCGTCGATTTGGCGTCGTGCAAGAGATCTTAGAAGCAAAAGGATTGAACCCTTGCGCCGATCTTCGTCCAGAGATGGAAGAAGCTTGGCAGGTTGCCAAACAACGAGAACGTCAAGAGAAAGAGCTTAATAATGGCACGGTATCATCGTCAACGTAA
- a CDS encoding acyl-CoA thioesterase → MSNPTTRIHITPMQVRTYECDYAQVVNNANYLKYFEQARHLFSLEDNIDTVALAQRGIVSVVAKIEIKFIRSLKVNDNFEIHTRIKEHTPVRVLFEQTIYKKDEPQQAITHALTTVACIVDGKPAPFPLDIFASLFAE, encoded by the coding sequence ATGTCAAACCCAACAACCCGTATCCATATCACCCCGATGCAGGTACGCACCTATGAGTGCGACTATGCCCAAGTGGTGAATAACGCCAACTACCTCAAATATTTTGAGCAGGCGCGCCATCTCTTTAGCTTAGAAGACAATATCGATACGGTCGCGCTTGCCCAACGAGGTATCGTTAGCGTGGTGGCAAAGATTGAGATTAAATTTATCCGTAGCCTCAAGGTCAACGACAACTTTGAGATTCACACCCGCATCAAAGAGCATACGCCCGTACGCGTGCTTTTTGAGCAGACCATCTACAAAAAAGATGAACCCCAGCAAGCCATCACCCATGCGCTTACCACGGTGGCGTGCATTGTCGATGGCAAGCCTGCGCCCTTTCCTTTAGATATTTTTGCCTCGCTCTTTGCAGAATAG
- the uvrC gene encoding excinuclease ABC subunit UvrC, with translation MHQDSPKQARLAHLRFLVSSAPLDPGVYLWRGAQHEVLYVGKAKHLKNRLKSYFNDKSMKTQHLLSKAHNVEFTVVSTEYEALVLENNLIKRYQPPYNIALRDQKTYPMIRITNEPFPRVMRTRTIVKDGSRYYGPYPGIQKLDTYLEIINKTFALRPCKPVPLKMRKTPCLYYHMKQCLGPCVEGLTTESAYQEQIARVEELLSGKIVQFSKYLMQQMAQASNAMEYERAATLRDALKAVQAMSQQQGVEDRNDVRRDYVGMAGNDGLYHFVVLRMREGKMLDKATFRLEEIGEDHEVLEQFLIQFYESEENRETDIVYLDSPPNALDLSRYFQEESAIRLKVSAPIEEQDLRLIRMAYDNAMLDLTRETSQESALIDLKHALGMDKLPRAIEGFDVAQLSGHFTVASLITFRNGLPYRTGYRRFRMKSIKEGEINDFKSLSEAVARRFTRLINEDLPLPDLLLVDGGKGQVSAVFGVLEALGLEERVALVGIAKREEELFKPNQSDPIILEKGSPALRVLQAIRDETHRVATSYNQKLRHKSLHLERLQSIDGIGPKRAQALLVQYGSLSAISRQSIANVARVAKINHEKARLLIDELKRIVQNEENHL, from the coding sequence ATGCATCAGGATTCGCCAAAACAAGCGCGCTTAGCTCACTTACGCTTTTTAGTGAGCTCCGCTCCTTTAGATCCGGGGGTCTATCTTTGGCGTGGCGCGCAACACGAAGTGCTCTACGTGGGCAAAGCCAAACACTTAAAGAATCGTCTTAAAAGTTATTTCAACGACAAATCGATGAAGACCCAACACCTGCTTTCTAAGGCGCATAACGTTGAATTCACGGTTGTCTCCACCGAGTACGAAGCGCTTGTCTTGGAGAACAACCTTATTAAGCGCTATCAACCGCCTTATAATATCGCCCTACGTGACCAAAAAACCTACCCGATGATCCGCATTACCAACGAACCTTTTCCGCGTGTGATGCGTACGCGCACCATTGTGAAGGATGGTAGTCGCTATTATGGCCCTTATCCGGGTATCCAAAAGCTTGATACTTACCTAGAGATCATCAACAAAACTTTTGCGCTTCGCCCCTGTAAGCCTGTCCCACTCAAGATGCGCAAAACCCCCTGCCTCTACTACCACATGAAGCAATGTCTTGGTCCTTGCGTCGAGGGCTTAACGACCGAATCAGCCTATCAAGAGCAGATCGCCCGTGTGGAAGAGCTTCTCTCGGGCAAGATCGTCCAATTCTCTAAGTACCTGATGCAACAGATGGCACAGGCCTCAAACGCCATGGAGTACGAGCGTGCCGCCACCTTACGTGATGCGCTCAAAGCTGTGCAAGCGATGAGCCAGCAACAAGGGGTAGAAGATCGTAACGATGTGCGCCGTGATTATGTGGGTATGGCTGGTAATGATGGTCTTTATCACTTTGTCGTGTTACGCATGCGTGAGGGAAAAATGCTCGACAAGGCGACCTTCCGCCTCGAGGAGATCGGAGAGGATCATGAAGTGCTCGAGCAATTTTTAATTCAATTTTATGAGAGTGAAGAGAATCGCGAAACAGACATTGTCTACTTGGACAGTCCGCCCAATGCCCTCGATTTGAGCCGTTACTTCCAAGAGGAGAGCGCCATACGCCTCAAGGTGAGCGCCCCTATCGAGGAGCAAGATCTTCGTCTTATCCGCATGGCCTACGACAACGCCATGTTAGATCTCACCCGCGAAACCTCGCAGGAGAGTGCCTTAATCGATCTCAAACATGCGCTGGGGATGGACAAACTCCCCCGCGCCATTGAGGGGTTCGACGTTGCTCAATTAAGCGGACACTTTACCGTGGCAAGCCTCATCACCTTTCGCAACGGACTCCCTTATCGTACGGGTTATCGACGCTTTCGTATGAAGAGCATCAAAGAGGGTGAAATTAACGACTTTAAGAGCCTCTCCGAAGCCGTCGCACGCCGTTTTACCCGCCTCATTAACGAGGATCTCCCCTTGCCCGATCTCTTATTGGTCGACGGGGGAAAGGGACAAGTCTCGGCGGTGTTTGGCGTTTTAGAGGCGTTAGGCCTAGAAGAGAGAGTCGCATTGGTGGGCATCGCCAAGCGCGAGGAAGAACTCTTCAAGCCCAATCAATCCGATCCCATCATACTAGAAAAAGGCTCCCCTGCCTTGCGGGTGCTTCAAGCCATTCGCGACGAGACCCACCGCGTCGCCACGAGTTACAACCAAAAATTACGCCATAAGAGCCTCCACTTAGAGCGCCTGCAATCTATCGATGGCATTGGCCCCAAACGGGCGCAAGCACTCTTGGTGCAGTACGGTAGCCTTAGTGCAATCAGTAGACAGAGCATCGCTAACGTTGCACGTGTTGCCAAAATAAACCACGAAAAAGCCCGTCTTTTGATAGACGAATTAAAACGCATCGTGCAAAATGAGGAGAATCATTTGTGA